The proteins below come from a single Mycolicibacterium sp. TY81 genomic window:
- the lipB gene encoding lipoyl(octanoyl) transferase LipB, producing MTIRSACGPIDVRRLGTIDYNDAWELQRELAAARSDERGNDTLLLLEHPPVYTAGRRTEPHERPVDGTPVIDTDRGGKITWHGPGQLVGYPIIGLAQPLDVVRFVRLLEDALMTVCGDLGLQTIRVDGRSGVWLPADDLRPERKIAAIGIRVARGTTLHGFSLNCNCDLTAFGGIVPCGIADAGVTSLTKELGREITPEDVIDRVAEAVCEVLGAPSVKALGAAALTSTP from the coding sequence GTGACGATCCGATCTGCCTGCGGCCCGATCGACGTGCGCCGCCTCGGCACCATCGACTACAACGACGCCTGGGAGCTGCAGCGCGAGCTCGCCGCCGCCCGCTCCGACGAGCGCGGCAACGACACGCTGCTGCTGCTCGAGCATCCGCCCGTCTACACCGCCGGCCGCCGCACCGAACCGCACGAGCGGCCGGTCGACGGCACCCCCGTCATCGACACCGACCGCGGCGGCAAGATCACCTGGCACGGCCCCGGGCAGCTGGTGGGCTACCCGATCATCGGCCTGGCACAGCCGCTCGACGTCGTGAGATTCGTTCGGCTGCTCGAGGATGCGCTGATGACGGTGTGCGGCGACCTGGGCCTGCAGACCATCCGGGTGGACGGCCGGTCCGGTGTCTGGCTGCCGGCCGACGACCTGCGGCCCGAACGCAAGATCGCCGCCATCGGCATCCGCGTCGCCCGCGGCACGACGCTGCACGGCTTCTCGCTGAACTGCAACTGCGACCTGACGGCGTTCGGCGGCATCGTCCCGTGCGGCATCGCCGATGCGGGCGTCACGTCGCTGACGAAGGAGTTGGGCCGCGAGATCACGCCCGAGGACGTCATCGACCGGGTGGCCGAGGCAGTGTGCGAGGTACTCGGCGCTCCGTCCGTCAAGGCGCTCGGCGCCGCGGCACTAACATCGACACCATGA
- a CDS encoding TIGR01777 family oxidoreductase: MAHAVIAIAGSSGLIGSALVSALRATDHRVVRIVRRQPANADEVYWNPDAGDFDWRTLRDVDAVVNLCGVSIGARRWSGAFKQSLRDSRIVPTEVLTDAVVDAGVPVLINASAVGFYGDTRDRIADERSPAGTGFLARLCLDWEAATRPAADAGVRVVLARTGLVLAPAGGMLARLRPVFGLGLGARLGSGRQYMPWITLEDEVRALLFALNHDDLSGPLNLTGPAPVTNGEFTEALGRALHRPTPLLMPGFALRAALGEFAEEGLLGGQRAIPAALEDAGFEFHQRTIGEALSYVTAPNAA, encoded by the coding sequence ATGGCGCACGCGGTCATTGCCATCGCGGGCTCGTCGGGACTCATCGGTTCCGCACTGGTGTCGGCGCTGCGCGCGACCGACCACCGGGTGGTGCGCATCGTGCGCCGGCAGCCGGCCAACGCCGACGAGGTGTACTGGAACCCCGACGCCGGCGACTTCGACTGGCGCACGCTGCGTGACGTCGATGCCGTGGTCAACCTGTGCGGCGTGAGCATCGGGGCGCGCCGCTGGTCGGGAGCGTTCAAGCAGAGCCTGCGTGACAGCCGGATCGTCCCGACCGAGGTGCTGACCGACGCCGTCGTCGACGCCGGGGTGCCCGTGCTCATCAACGCCAGTGCCGTTGGCTTCTATGGCGATACGCGCGACCGCATCGCCGATGAGCGATCCCCCGCCGGCACCGGCTTCCTGGCCCGGCTCTGTCTGGACTGGGAGGCCGCCACCCGGCCGGCCGCCGACGCCGGCGTCCGCGTCGTGCTCGCGCGCACCGGCCTCGTGCTGGCACCGGCCGGCGGCATGCTGGCTCGGCTCCGCCCGGTCTTCGGGCTCGGCCTCGGTGCCCGGCTGGGCAGTGGGCGCCAGTACATGCCGTGGATCACGCTCGAGGACGAGGTGCGGGCCCTGCTGTTCGCGCTCAATCACGACGACCTGTCCGGCCCGCTGAATCTGACGGGCCCGGCGCCGGTGACCAATGGCGAGTTCACCGAGGCGCTGGGGCGGGCACTGCACCGCCCCACCCCGCTGCTGATGCCCGGTTTCGCGCTGCGGGCCGCGCTCGGCGAGTTCGCCGAGGAGGGACTGCTCGGCGGCCAGCGGGCCATCCCGGCCGCGCTCGAGGACGCCGGCTTCGAGTTCCACCAGCGGACCATCGGCGAGGCGCTGTCGTACGTCACCGCCCCCAACGCGGCCTGA
- a CDS encoding alpha/beta fold hydrolase — translation MQFVDSADGTRIATYDEGNPDGPVMVLVHGWPDSHDMWDATVPHLADTYRVIRYDNRGSRNSGVPKKVSSYTMAHYADDFAAVIAALAPGQKVHVLAHDWGSVGIWEYLSRPESVDRVASFTSTSGPSADHTRRFIMEGLKRPYQPARFLQSVSQFLRLTYQGFFSIPLVARVLVRASVPTIIPLLLKWLDGMSDNQIRHSDTFATDAANSLKVYPANYWRTLFKGRRDHYVTVPVQVIVNRGDQFVRPYLYNETPQWVSQLWRRDIESGHWSPMSHPELLATAARELAEHVAGAAPTPELQLAQVGSKAG, via the coding sequence ATGCAGTTTGTGGACAGTGCCGACGGGACGCGGATCGCGACCTACGACGAGGGCAACCCCGACGGCCCGGTGATGGTGCTGGTGCACGGCTGGCCCGACTCGCACGACATGTGGGACGCCACGGTGCCGCACCTCGCCGACACCTACCGGGTGATCCGCTACGACAACCGTGGCTCGCGCAATTCCGGTGTGCCCAAGAAGGTTTCGTCGTACACCATGGCGCACTACGCCGACGACTTCGCGGCCGTCATCGCCGCGCTGGCGCCCGGTCAGAAGGTCCACGTGCTGGCCCATGACTGGGGCTCGGTCGGTATCTGGGAGTACCTGTCGCGACCGGAGTCGGTGGACCGCGTCGCGTCGTTCACCTCGACCTCGGGGCCGAGCGCCGACCACACCCGGCGCTTCATCATGGAGGGTCTCAAGCGGCCGTATCAGCCGGCGCGGTTCCTGCAATCGGTGTCGCAGTTCCTGCGGCTGACATACCAGGGCTTCTTCTCGATCCCGCTCGTGGCGCGAGTGCTGGTGCGCGCCAGCGTGCCGACCATCATTCCGCTCCTGCTGAAGTGGCTGGATGGCATGTCCGACAACCAGATTCGGCATTCGGACACCTTCGCGACCGACGCCGCGAACAGCCTCAAGGTGTACCCGGCCAACTACTGGCGCACCCTTTTCAAGGGCCGGCGCGACCACTACGTCACGGTGCCTGTGCAGGTGATCGTCAACCGCGGCGACCAGTTCGTGCGCCCGTACCTGTACAACGAGACGCCCCAATGGGTCTCGCAGTTGTGGCGCCGGGACATCGAGTCGGGACACTGGTCGCCGATGTCACATCCGGAGCTGCTCGCCACCGCCGCCCGCGAACTCGCCGAGCATGTCGCCGGCGCCGCGCCCACGCCAGAGCTGCAACTGGCTCAGGTCGGCAGCAAAGCCGGCTAG